CGACCTTGAGCAGCACCTGGCCGGGTGACATGCCCATACCGCGAGCAGCGCGAGTGAGGTCACGGTCGATCGAGTCGACGGCTTGGAAGGCGTAGCTGAGGATCGGCGGGAAGGCGAGCAGGAACAGGGCGATCATCGCGTTGAGCATGCCGATGCCCACGAAGCCGATGAGGATTGCGATAAGCGCGAGACTCGGCAGGGCACGACCAATGTTGGTCACGCTTACGGCGAGGAACTCGCCGCGGTGGGCGTGGCCGAGCCAGACCCCGATGGGCACACCGAGGACGATGGCCGCCAACAGCGGGATGAGACTGATGACCAGGTGGTCGCCGGTCTTGGTCAGCAGCAGTCCGACGTTGTCGATCATGAAGGGGAAGGCCCCGAAGATGACGTCCATCAGCTCCTCGCTTTCGTCCAGGGAGTCAGCACTCTGCCCAGCAGCACGAGCAGACCGTCGAGCGCGAATGCCAGCAGCACGGCAAGCGCCCCGGCTCCGACGAACTGGGTGTTGAACGGTGAGGACACCGCTTTGATGATCGGCGATCCCAGACCGTCGTCGACGACGAAGGCCGCGATCGTGGCGATGCTGACCGTGAGCACCGTGGCTATGCGCAGCCCGGAGATGATCGACGGCAGCGCCAGAGGCAGCTCAACTTTGAGCAGCAGCTGATTGCGGTCGAGCCCCATGCCTGTCGCGGCTCTGCGAACATCATCGGGGACTCCGGAGAGTCCGACGAGGACGGCCTGGAAGATGATGACGAGGGTGAAGCACACGAGCGCGATCTCGACAGTCAGCAGGCTCAGTCCGGTGAGAGGCACGAGCAGCTGGAACAGTGCCAGCGGCGGCAGAGTGTAGAGGAAGGTCGCTGCCATACCGATCGGTCCGGCCAGCCACTTCTTCCGGTAGGCCAACAATCCGGCGCAGAAGGCGATGACGAACCCGATCGATACGGCGATCGCGACCATGATGATATGGCTGAGCAGCGGGGGCCAGAACACCGTCGACCATTGGCTGATGAACCAGTCGGTGCAGAATGCTCCGTTGTTGATCACACAGTCCGAGGCCTGCCCGTAGTCGGGGATGGCGGGATCGCCGGGTGGGGCGAAGTCGCTCATGCTCTCACGCCTTCCCGGTCCTCTCCGGCGGCCGGCGGTGCGATGAGATCGTGCAGGCTCACCTCGCCGAGGCGGCTGCCGCCAGTGTGGACAATGGCCCCTTCCGCTCGAGCGGCGGAGACGACGGACAGTGCTTCGCGCAGAGTCATCGTGGCCTCGACGTCGGGCCAGCCTGCCGTGGTGGTGCGGGCATCCTCGGGGCTGGTCGTCCCCGCAGTGACGATCTCGCCGACGGTCGTCAGCGCCAGGCGTTTGAGCCCGCGCTCGGTTCCGAGGAATTCGGCGACGAAGTCATCGGCCGGATTCGACAGCACCTCGGCGGGCGCACCGAACTGGGCGAGCTTGCCGCCGGGTTTGAGGATGGCGATCCGGTCGGCCATCTTGATCGCCTCATCGATGTCGTGAGTGACGAACAGCGTCGTCTTGCCCACGGCCCGGTGGATGGCGAGGAATTCGTCCTGGACTGCGACTCGGGTGATCGGGTCGAGGGCACCGAAGGGTTCGTCCATGAGCATCACCGGCGGGTCGGCGGCGAGCGCCCGGGCGATGCCCACACGCTGCTGCTGTCCACCGGAGAGCTGAGCCGGGTAGCGCGGCAACCAGGTCTCGACCGGGCTGAGGCCGACGAGCTCGAGCAGTTCGGCTGTGCGGGTGCGAATCCGCTGCTTGTCCCAGCCGAGGATCGCGGGGACGGTGGCGATGTTGTCGGCGACCGTGTAATGCGGGAAGAGCCCGGACTGCTGGATCGCGTAGCCGATAGTCCGCCGCAGTTCGATGACCGACTGGTCGGTGATCGAGCGGTCGCCGATGCGGATATCGCCGCTGGTGAGGTCGACGAGCCTGTTGACCAGTTGCAGGGCTGTGGTCTTTCCCCCGCCGGAGGGTCCGACGAGGCAGACGAGTTCGCCGGCTGCGACTTCGAGGTCGAGGGCGTCGAGGGCGGGCGCTGCCGCGCCCGGGTAGGTCTTCGTGGCTCGGTCGAAGGTGATCGAGGAGCCTGTTGAGTGCTGAGTCATTTCACATCAATCCGTTCTCATCGAGGAACATCTTCGCCACATGTGCCGGGTCGAGCCGGTTGATGGCGGAGGCCTCGTTCATCGCCTGGATCGCTTCCAGGGTGAGCAGTGACTGCAGTTCGTCGAGGAACTCCGACGCATCGTCATCGAGTTCGGCGAAGGCATCGTCCCGGATGAGGGGGACGACGTTCTGGAAGCCGAAGAGCTTCTTGTCGTCATCGAGGACGACAAGATCGCTGCGCAGCAGCTGCGGGTCGGTGGTGAAGACATCCGCCGCGTCGATCTCGCCGCGTTCGATGGCTTGGTAGTTCAGTCCGATGCTCAGTGTCTTGAGCTTCATGTTGTCCAGACCGTAGGTGTCGACGATTCCCTCATACCCCTGTGCGCCGGTGACGTTGTCGGGATAGGTCGAGTATGTGAAGTCGCCGATTCCCTTGAGGTCCGACATGGTCGTCAGATCATGCTCATTGGCGAATTCCTTGCGCACGGCGACGGCGTTCTTGTTCTCGAACGGCGTCGCCCGCAGCATCGTCACGTTGTTGTCCTCCGCCCAGGTCTGCGCGAGGTCGTAGGTCTCTTGCGCGGAGTCCATGAGCTTCTCTTCACCCATGAAGGTCACCAGCATGACGCCCGTGTATTCCGGGTAAAGGTCGATCTGGCCTGACAGCAGGGCTGTGTTGATGATGTCGCTGGAGCCGACGTTCGTCTTCAGATCGACGGTGTAGCCGAGGTTCCGCAGACCTTGAGCGTAGAGTTCACCGGTGATCCAGCTTTCGGCGAAGCCTTTGGAGCCAACGGTGATCGACCGCGTGCTCTTTTTCGCCGCGGACTGGTCACCATCCTGGCTGCTGCTGCATCCGCTCAGCGTGGCTCCGGCGGCGCCGATCGCTCCCAGGCTCAGCAGGCCTCTGCCGAGTCCGGTGAGCGCTTGGCGTCTGTTGTAC
Above is a window of Brevibacterium siliguriense DNA encoding:
- a CDS encoding ABC transporter permease, with product MDVIFGAFPFMIDNVGLLLTKTGDHLVISLIPLLAAIVLGVPIGVWLGHAHRGEFLAVSVTNIGRALPSLALIAILIGFVGIGMLNAMIALFLLAFPPILSYAFQAVDSIDRDLTRAARGMGMSPGQVLLKVELPLGLPMIIAGIRTSAVLTVSSATIATIAGSGGLGDVILNQVAYGMEGVVAGAIWVAVLAILVDQAFALLLRISAPAGVRQLQNTNAM
- a CDS encoding ABC transporter permease, which produces MSDFAPPGDPAIPDYGQASDCVINNGAFCTDWFISQWSTVFWPPLLSHIIMVAIAVSIGFVIAFCAGLLAYRKKWLAGPIGMAATFLYTLPPLALFQLLVPLTGLSLLTVEIALVCFTLVIIFQAVLVGLSGVPDDVRRAATGMGLDRNQLLLKVELPLALPSIISGLRIATVLTVSIATIAAFVVDDGLGSPIIKAVSSPFNTQFVGAGALAVLLAFALDGLLVLLGRVLTPWTKARS
- a CDS encoding ABC transporter substrate-binding protein, whose protein sequence is MAKFGQIGQYNRRQALTGLGRGLLSLGAIGAAGATLSGCSSSQDGDQSAAKKSTRSITVGSKGFAESWITGELYAQGLRNLGYTVDLKTNVGSSDIINTALLSGQIDLYPEYTGVMLVTFMGEEKLMDSAQETYDLAQTWAEDNNVTMLRATPFENKNAVAVRKEFANEHDLTTMSDLKGIGDFTYSTYPDNVTGAQGYEGIVDTYGLDNMKLKTLSIGLNYQAIERGEIDAADVFTTDPQLLRSDLVVLDDDKKLFGFQNVVPLIRDDAFAELDDDASEFLDELQSLLTLEAIQAMNEASAINRLDPAHVAKMFLDENGLM
- a CDS encoding ABC transporter ATP-binding protein encodes the protein MTQHSTGSSITFDRATKTYPGAAAPALDALDLEVAAGELVCLVGPSGGGKTTALQLVNRLVDLTSGDIRIGDRSITDQSVIELRRTIGYAIQQSGLFPHYTVADNIATVPAILGWDKQRIRTRTAELLELVGLSPVETWLPRYPAQLSGGQQQRVGIARALAADPPVMLMDEPFGALDPITRVAVQDEFLAIHRAVGKTTLFVTHDIDEAIKMADRIAILKPGGKLAQFGAPAEVLSNPADDFVAEFLGTERGLKRLALTTVGEIVTAGTTSPEDARTTTAGWPDVEATMTLREALSVVSAARAEGAIVHTGGSRLGEVSLHDLIAPPAAGEDREGVRA